In Mastacembelus armatus chromosome 5, fMasArm1.2, whole genome shotgun sequence, a single genomic region encodes these proteins:
- the LOC113130619 gene encoding inhibin beta B chain: protein MHLFTSGSSMTAFFSFPAFLVLAPLLLKGLWVSGSPGCASCGLSTMEKGAEERLMIEIAKQQILEKLHLKERPNITQTVPRAALLTALRKLHSGRVRQDGTLELENNIPTKDQGYEIVSFADINETDSGDEASLSLTFQFLQERGQSIQVLQSSLWIYAHSSEDPQRDSRLPARVFLSAEGGVSGTNRTLVIEKMLEVKESNWHTFSITRTLQAFLDGGQRRLRLEVSCDEDGKNLCSLDGSANTPYQPFLVAQVRLRDDNSKHLLRKRSLRCGDDVTVCCKRDFYIKFKDIQWDEWIIAPEGYHMNYCMGQCPQHLSGSPGIASSFHATVFSQLKINGINTATSSCCIPTERRPLSMVYFNSQHSIVKTDVPDMIVETCGCT from the exons atgcatttaTTTACTTCAGGATCAAGCATGACAGCGTTTTTTTCATTCCCAGCGTTTCTGGTTTTGGCACCTTTGCTGTTGAAGGGTCTCTGGGTCAGTGGTTCCCCGGGTTGCGCGTCGTGCGGTTTATCGACGATGGAGAAAGGCGCAGAGGAAAGACTGATGATAGAAATCGCCAAGCAGCAAATTTTGGAGAAGTTGCACCTAAAAGAGAGACCAAACATAACTCAGACGGTGCCACGGGCAGCGCTACTCACTGCGCTGCGCAAACTGCACTCGGGGCGCGTCAGACAGGATGGCACTCTCGAACTAGAAAACAACATACCTACCAAAGATCAAGGCTATGAAATAGTGAGCTTTGCAGATATAA ATGAGACAGACAGTGGTGATGAGGCAAGTCTCAGCCTTACCTTCCAATTTTTGCAAGAACGTGGCCAGAGTATCCAGGTCCTCCAGTCTTCACTGTGGATCTATGCCCACTCATCTGAGGACCCTCAGCGTGACTCCCGCCTCCCTGCCAGAGTCTTCCTTTCCGCAGAGGGTGGGGTGTCAGGCACTAACCGCACCCTGGTAATAGAAAAGATGCTGGAGGTAAAGGAAAGTAACTGGCACACCTTCTCTATCACCCGCACCCTACAGGCCTTCCTGGATGGTGGCCAACGTCGGCTACGACTGGAAGTCAGTTGCGATGAGGATGGGAAGAACCTTTGCTCCTTAGATGGCTCTGCCAACACCCCTTACCAGCCCTTCCTGGTGGCCCAGGTGCGTCTCCGCGATGACAACTCCAAACACCTACTCAGGAAACGCTCATTGCGTTGTGGTGACGATGTAACCGTGTGCTGCAAAAGAGACTTCTACATCAAGTTCAAAGATATTCAGTGGGATGAGTGGATCATTGCACCCGAGGGCTACCACATGAACTACTGCATGGGTCAGTGCCCCCAGCATCTGTCTGGTTCTCCGGGGATAGCATCTTCATTCCATGCCACTGTCTTCAGCCAGCTGAAAATCAACGGTATTAACACAGCTACATCTTCATGCTGTATTCCCACTGAGCGCCGGCCACTTTCCATGGTCTACTTCAACTCTCAGCACAGCATTGTCAAAACCGATGTCCCTGACATGATAGTGGAAACCTGTGGATGTACATAA